From the Ruminiclostridium josui JCM 17888 genome, one window contains:
- a CDS encoding YaaR family protein, whose protein sequence is MIPIPIKIQDSSDNRANISALPGRDERAIRNERDTTFSYQLRKLETKNYEERVKVLADKIESQGKKLGKKTDIRELKVYKQLISEFLDEAVSHSHHFTKKNFLDRRGRHRVYAIIKKINEELIELTNEVLKSQKDNISILKKLDDIRGLILDLLL, encoded by the coding sequence GTGATTCCAATTCCCATCAAGATACAGGATTCGTCCGATAACCGTGCAAATATTTCAGCTTTGCCCGGCAGAGATGAAAGAGCCATAAGAAATGAGAGAGATACAACTTTTTCATATCAGCTAAGAAAACTTGAAACCAAGAATTATGAAGAAAGGGTTAAAGTACTTGCTGATAAAATAGAGAGCCAAGGTAAAAAACTTGGAAAAAAGACCGACATCAGGGAATTGAAGGTATACAAGCAGTTGATTTCTGAATTTCTTGATGAGGCGGTTTCACATTCACATCATTTTACGAAGAAAAACTTCCTTGACAGAAGGGGAAGACACAGGGTTTACGCGATTATAAAAAAAATTAATGAAGAACTTATTGAACTGACAAATGAAGTACTTAAATCACAAAAAGATAACATTAGCATACTAAAAAAACTTGATGATATCAGGGGATTAATACTTGACTTGTTATTGTGA
- the holB gene encoding DNA polymerase III subunit delta' gives MVGHQRILSALRAAVQKDNVSHAYIFEGPDGVGKRDTALKFASMLMCRDDKFPCGECKSCQLYKEASNPDFYEIIQKDKSISVEEIRTILKGLVIRPLYSKYKVIVINDADAMTIQAQNALLKSLEEPPPYVVFILTVQSSAAVAQTIRSRCQRILFNRLSHEDVMEILESNYGLRKPDWEFIVSYADGVAGTALELAESSYYLQLREEVLEFTSKLVSAEDADLFKFYETFEKNNDRVDYILHVILLYFRDLLIYKETGDTSLLINSDKKDMIIKNVGLSFSHVLKCIQAVWNARRGLDNNANFQLAIEVMLMKIKQANNT, from the coding sequence ATGGTAGGGCACCAAAGAATACTATCCGCATTAAGAGCTGCAGTACAAAAAGATAATGTAAGTCATGCATATATATTTGAAGGTCCGGATGGAGTTGGAAAAAGAGATACTGCGCTGAAGTTTGCCTCTATGCTTATGTGCAGGGATGATAAATTCCCATGCGGGGAATGTAAATCATGCCAGTTGTACAAGGAAGCCTCAAATCCGGATTTTTATGAAATAATACAAAAAGATAAAAGCATCAGTGTCGAGGAGATAAGAACTATACTAAAGGGGCTTGTTATAAGGCCACTTTATTCTAAATACAAGGTAATTGTCATAAACGATGCTGATGCTATGACTATTCAAGCACAAAATGCACTGCTAAAATCTTTAGAGGAGCCGCCCCCCTATGTAGTATTTATATTAACGGTCCAATCTTCGGCGGCAGTAGCACAAACCATACGTTCCAGATGTCAGAGAATACTATTTAACAGATTGTCACATGAAGATGTTATGGAAATTCTTGAGTCAAACTATGGGCTTAGAAAACCTGACTGGGAATTTATTGTTTCATATGCTGACGGTGTGGCAGGTACGGCATTAGAGCTTGCAGAGTCGTCATATTACCTTCAATTAAGGGAGGAAGTGCTGGAGTTTACTTCAAAGCTTGTATCAGCAGAAGACGCTGACTTGTTTAAGTTTTATGAAACGTTTGAAAAAAATAATGATAGGGTAGACTATATACTGCATGTAATACTATTGTATTTCAGGGATTTACTAATTTACAAGGAGACTGGTGATACAAGTCTATTGATAAATTCAGATAAAAAAGATATGATTATTAAGAATGTGGGACTATCCTTTTCACATGTTTTAAAATGCATACAGGCAGTCTGGAATGCTCGTAGAGGCTTAGATAATAACGCCAACTTCCAGCTTGCCATAGAAGTTATGCTTATGAAAATTAAACAGGCAAATAATACGTAA
- a CDS encoding PSP1 domain-containing protein has translation MVKVVGVRFKKAGKIYYFDPGELVIDLNQNVIVETARGIEFGLVVVPNREVEESEIVAPLKKVIRIATEEDNVHAQENDRKEKDAFNICLQKINDHKLEMKLIDVEYTFDNNKVLFYFTADGRVDFRELVKDLASVFKTRIELRQIGVRDESKMMGGIGICGRVLCCNSFLGEFQPVSIKMAKEQSLSLNPTKISGTCGRLMCCLKYEQEAYEDLLARVPKVGAIVETPEGQGTVVEVILLKEILKVKLDIGNESDLRVYNFKDGEIRVIKDATTSDDNDLDLEALKQLED, from the coding sequence ATGGTAAAGGTTGTAGGAGTTAGGTTTAAAAAAGCAGGAAAGATATACTATTTTGATCCCGGTGAATTAGTGATAGATTTAAACCAGAATGTCATAGTTGAAACTGCAAGGGGAATAGAATTCGGATTGGTTGTTGTTCCTAACAGAGAAGTGGAAGAGTCTGAGATAGTTGCTCCGCTTAAAAAGGTTATAAGAATAGCAACTGAAGAAGATAATGTTCATGCTCAGGAAAATGATAGAAAAGAAAAAGATGCATTCAATATATGCCTGCAAAAAATTAACGACCACAAATTAGAAATGAAGCTTATAGACGTAGAATATACCTTCGACAACAACAAGGTCTTGTTTTATTTTACAGCAGATGGAAGAGTTGATTTCAGAGAACTTGTGAAGGATTTGGCATCAGTTTTTAAAACCAGAATAGAGCTTCGCCAGATTGGCGTAAGAGACGAGTCGAAGATGATGGGTGGAATAGGAATATGCGGCAGAGTGCTCTGTTGTAATTCATTTTTAGGAGAATTCCAACCTGTTTCAATAAAAATGGCAAAAGAACAATCTCTGTCACTAAATCCTACCAAGATTTCAGGCACTTGCGGAAGACTTATGTGCTGTCTTAAATATGAGCAGGAAGCGTATGAAGATCTTCTGGCCAGAGTTCCCAAAGTTGGCGCAATAGTTGAGACACCTGAAGGACAGGGAACTGTTGTGGAGGTAATACTATTAAAGGAAATTCTTAAAGTAAAACTGGACATTGGTAATGAATCTGATTTGAGAGTGTATAATTTCAAGGATGGAGAAATTAGGGTAATAAAAGACGCGACAACCAGTGACGACAATGATTTAGACCTTGAAGCACTTAAACAACTTGAGGATTAA
- a CDS encoding DUF362 domain-containing protein: protein MAYSITDACISCGACESECPVSCITAGDSIYVIDEDTCIECGACANVCPVDAPQQK from the coding sequence ATGGCATATTCAATAACTGATGCTTGTATTAGCTGTGGGGCATGTGAATCAGAGTGTCCGGTATCATGCATAACTGCTGGAGATAGTATTTATGTAATTGATGAGGATACTTGTATAGAATGTGGAGCATGTGCAAACGTATGTCCTGTTGATGCTCCTCAACAGAAATAA
- a CDS encoding tRNA1(Val) (adenine(37)-N6)-methyltransferase, which yields MVTIKEKERIDDLQLKGLKLIQNTEKFCFGVDAVLLSDFADVKRNNKVLDIGTGTGIIPILLAGKTKAAKIVGLEIQEEMAEMASRSVLMNQLSDRIEIVHGDIKLYGEYFGKSSFDVVVTNPPYTNKGCGLVNPMDSKAISRHEILCSLEDVVSASAALLVPGGQLAMVHRPERLADIICSMRNNGIEPKYLRMVHPKPGKKPNMLLIKGNRGGNPELKVMEPLYVYNSDGRYSDEINKIYGREEEGQIE from the coding sequence TTGGTTACTATCAAAGAAAAAGAACGTATTGACGATCTTCAGCTAAAGGGACTCAAGCTTATACAAAATACAGAAAAATTCTGTTTTGGAGTGGATGCGGTGCTGTTGTCTGACTTTGCTGATGTTAAGAGAAACAACAAGGTTCTTGATATAGGGACGGGAACAGGTATAATACCAATACTTTTGGCAGGAAAAACAAAGGCAGCCAAGATTGTTGGCCTTGAGATTCAAGAAGAAATGGCGGAGATGGCATCCAGAAGTGTACTAATGAACCAACTCTCAGACAGGATTGAGATAGTTCATGGGGACATAAAGCTTTATGGGGAGTATTTTGGGAAATCCAGCTTTGATGTTGTAGTTACAAATCCACCGTATACAAATAAAGGCTGCGGGTTGGTAAATCCTATGGACAGCAAAGCAATTTCCCGACATGAAATTTTATGTAGCTTAGAGGATGTTGTAAGTGCGTCGGCAGCATTATTGGTGCCCGGAGGACAGCTTGCAATGGTGCACAGACCTGAAAGACTGGCTGACATAATATGTAGTATGAGGAATAATGGTATTGAGCCAAAGTATTTAAGAATGGTACACCCAAAACCCGGCAAGAAACCAAATATGCTGCTTATTAAGGGAAACAGAGGGGGGAACCCAGAACTTAAGGTAATGGAACCCTTATATGTGTATAACTCGGACGGAAGGTACTCGGATGAGATAAATAAAATATATGGAAGAGAAGAGGAAGGACAAATTGAGTGA
- the rsmI gene encoding 16S rRNA (cytidine(1402)-2'-O)-methyltransferase: MSEKGKLYLVATPIGNLQDITFRAINTLKEVDFIAAEDTRQTIKLLNHFEIKKPLVSYYEHNKVVKGNYLIEQLLLGKNIALVSDAGSPGISDPGEDLVKLAIENNIEVTMIPGPVAAVTGLVISGLPAGRFVFEGFLPMNKRSRQERLQQLKNETRTIIFYEAPHKLPYTLKDMYNAWGDRKIALARELTKRFEEVIRCSLFEAMERFQEEAPKGEFVVIIEGQDEELLVEQERNKYSEISIEDHVNKYIEEGLTKKDAIKKVAEDRGISKRDVYSTVMKK, from the coding sequence TTGAGTGAAAAGGGTAAACTTTATCTGGTAGCAACACCTATTGGTAATCTTCAGGATATAACTTTCAGGGCAATAAACACGCTGAAAGAAGTTGACTTTATAGCAGCAGAGGATACCAGGCAGACAATCAAGCTTTTAAATCACTTTGAGATAAAAAAACCTCTTGTAAGCTATTATGAGCATAACAAGGTAGTAAAGGGTAATTATCTTATAGAACAGCTGCTTCTTGGCAAAAACATTGCTCTGGTATCTGATGCGGGAAGCCCGGGAATATCAGACCCCGGAGAGGATTTGGTGAAGCTTGCCATAGAAAATAATATTGAAGTCACAATGATTCCTGGGCCCGTTGCAGCGGTTACGGGACTGGTTATATCAGGGCTGCCTGCTGGAAGATTTGTATTTGAAGGCTTTCTTCCCATGAATAAGAGGTCTAGACAGGAAAGACTTCAGCAGCTAAAAAATGAAACCAGAACAATAATATTTTATGAAGCTCCACATAAACTTCCATATACTTTAAAGGATATGTACAATGCGTGGGGAGACAGAAAAATAGCCCTTGCACGAGAGCTTACCAAAAGGTTTGAAGAGGTTATAAGATGCAGTTTATTTGAAGCAATGGAACGGTTTCAGGAAGAAGCTCCAAAAGGTGAGTTCGTTGTCATAATTGAGGGACAGGATGAGGAATTGCTTGTTGAGCAGGAACGTAACAAATACTCTGAAATCAGCATAGAAGATCATGTAAACAAATATATTGAAGAGGGACTTACAAAAAAAGATGCAATAAAAAAGGTAGCTGAGGATAGGGGTATAAGTAAAAGAGACGTATATAGTACCGTAATGAAAAAATAA
- a CDS encoding AbrB/MazE/SpoVT family DNA-binding domain-containing protein, with translation MKSTGIVRKVDELGRVVLPIELRRTLDIAEKDALEIYVDEATIILKKYEPACIFCGNAKDVIVYKGKNICPECMKELKK, from the coding sequence ATGAAATCTACTGGTATTGTAAGAAAAGTTGATGAGCTTGGAAGAGTTGTTCTTCCAATCGAGCTACGCAGAACATTGGACATTGCAGAAAAGGATGCTTTAGAAATCTACGTTGATGAGGCAACCATTATATTGAAGAAATATGAGCCTGCATGTATCTTCTGTGGTAATGCTAAGGATGTAATCGTATACAAGGGTAAGAATATCTGCCCTGAGTGTATGAAAGAACTAAAGAAGTAA
- a CDS encoding nucleoside recognition domain-containing protein: MLNYIWIGLLMIGFTFGIVNGRLDDVTKAAMDSSQTAVTVCIGLLGVMCLWTGLMKIAEKSGLIRIIGRAVRPVLRFLFPEIPKEHPALGAIVMNLVANFLGLGNAATPLGIKAMKELQSINKDKKTATNAMCMFLVLNTAAIQLVPANIIALRTSEGSKKPAEIIICIWIASVCATIMGIIAAKMLSAVWKKDN; encoded by the coding sequence ATGCTTAATTATATTTGGATTGGTCTGTTAATGATAGGCTTTACATTTGGAATAGTTAACGGCAGACTTGATGATGTAACAAAGGCAGCAATGGATTCTTCCCAGACTGCCGTCACCGTTTGCATAGGATTGCTGGGGGTTATGTGTCTTTGGACAGGGCTAATGAAAATAGCTGAAAAAAGTGGACTTATCAGAATAATAGGACGTGCAGTAAGGCCGGTTTTAAGATTCCTTTTTCCTGAAATACCAAAAGAGCATCCGGCTTTAGGTGCTATAGTAATGAATCTTGTTGCAAATTTCCTTGGCTTGGGAAATGCTGCTACTCCATTAGGGATAAAGGCTATGAAGGAATTACAGAGTATAAATAAGGATAAAAAAACAGCTACCAATGCTATGTGTATGTTTCTGGTCTTAAATACGGCAGCAATTCAACTGGTTCCTGCCAATATCATTGCGCTAAGAACCTCTGAGGGCTCAAAAAAACCTGCTGAGATAATCATATGCATATGGATTGCATCAGTCTGTGCAACTATTATGGGTATTATAGCAGCAAAGATGCTGTCGGCAGTATGGAAAAAGGACAATTAG
- a CDS encoding spore maturation protein: MDLIRHLSDYAVPAIFVVILGVAVLKKVKAYDVFVEGAKDGIDTIIKIIPSLVGLLVAVGVFKASGAMDSLILLLRPITDLLGMPPQVAPLALLRPISGSASFAFVTEIIKSFGPDSYAGRVAATMMGSTETIFYTLAVYYGSVGIKNIRYTLIAAIMADIISVIASVWACQFIFG; encoded by the coding sequence ATGGATTTAATTAGGCACTTGTCTGACTACGCTGTTCCGGCAATATTTGTAGTAATACTCGGAGTGGCAGTATTAAAAAAAGTAAAAGCTTATGATGTATTTGTGGAAGGTGCAAAGGACGGAATAGATACAATAATAAAAATAATTCCCTCACTGGTAGGACTTTTGGTAGCAGTAGGAGTTTTCAAAGCATCAGGGGCAATGGATAGTCTGATACTTCTGCTGAGACCTATAACAGATTTGCTAGGAATGCCTCCACAGGTTGCACCCCTGGCATTGCTGCGCCCTATATCGGGAAGTGCATCTTTTGCTTTTGTAACTGAGATTATCAAATCTTTTGGACCGGACTCCTATGCCGGAAGAGTTGCAGCTACAATGATGGGTTCAACAGAAACAATATTTTATACACTGGCGGTTTATTACGGTTCAGTGGGTATAAAAAATATCAGGTATACCCTTATAGCTGCCATAATGGCTGATATTATAAGTGTTATTGCATCTGTGTGGGCATGCCAGTTTATATTCGGTTAG